Proteins from a single region of Phyllopteryx taeniolatus isolate TA_2022b chromosome 10, UOR_Ptae_1.2, whole genome shotgun sequence:
- the asb12b gene encoding ankyrin repeat and SOCS box protein 12b: MPVGRAVDMSLMDISKIFSLLQPREDDEDNALSQSLNNAVSSDNIFLLSQLLSQESYRRSINSRSGWGVPVTPLRTAAALGHLKCLELLLEHGAEVDSLDVKAQTPLFSAVSGKHLDCVVALLKAGADPNGSQHNNSSPVLTAAREGDVDILQELLRFGAEVDVRPKGPEWASNATACRGPLYISAVYGHLDCFKLLLLHGTNPNYNCTDEKMLARIKQPKTVLEVCLRYGCGVEYIQLLIDFGADVYLPTLIVDKTTKQNEALALLLKERVCPKPLMSQTRLAFRRYLHFANKDPAIDSLDVPLLLRNYLKHNTSEHVGCSS, from the exons ATGCCCGTGGGTCGAGCTGTCGACATGAGTTTGATGGACATCTCCAAGATCTTCTCACTGCTGCAGCCCAGGGAGGACGATGAGGACAACGCGCTGAGTCAATCATTAAACAACGCCGTGAGCAGCGACAACATCTTTCTCCTCTCGCAGCTTCTTTCTCAGGAGAGCTACAGGAGGTCTATCAACAgtcgaagtggctggggagtccCCGTAACCCCCTTACGGACTGCTGCTGCTTTGGGACACCTGAAGTGCCTGGAGCTGCTACTGGAGCACGGTGCAGAG GTAGATAGCCTGGACGTGAAGGCCCAGACGCCATTGTTCTCGGCTGTTAGCGGCAAACATCTGGACTGTGTGGTGGCTCTCCTGAAGGCCGGAGCCGACCCAAACGGAAGCCAGCACAACAACTCTTCGCCGGTGCTGACAGCTGCTCGAGAAGGGGATGTGGACATTCTTCAAGAGCTGCTCCGCTTTGGAGCAGAGGTGGACGTTCGACCCAAAGGACCAGAGTGGGCATCTAACGCTACGGCATGCCGAGGGCCTCTTTATATCTCAGCAGTGTACGGACATCTGGACTGCTTTAAACTCCTACTCCTCCATGGAACTAACCCTAACTATAACTGCACAGATGAGAAAATGCTGGCCCGAATAAAGCAGCCGAAGACTGTCCTGGAGGTATGTTTGCGTTATGGTTGCGGCGTGGAGTACATCCAACTTCTTATAGACTTTGGAGCAGATGTATATCTGCCGACACTCATTGTTGACAAGACAACAAAGCAGAATGAAGCCTTGGCTCTGCTGCTCAAAGAAAGGG TTTGTCCCAAACCTCTGATGTCACAGACTCGCCTAGCATTCCGCAGATACCTTCATTTTGCTAACAAAGATCCTGCCATTGACAGTTTGGACGTTCCTCTTCTCCTGAGGAACTACCTGAAGCACAACACCTCTGAACACGTGGGATGTTCCAGTTAG